From Bacillus sp. FSL K6-3431, the proteins below share one genomic window:
- a CDS encoding TetR/AcrR family transcriptional regulator, whose amino-acid sequence MPKIIDHEKRKIQIAEATWRVILERGMEGATVRNIAKEASLSTGALRHYFSTQDDLLMFAMNLVKENAKARIEKMAQQDLPAKELILNILLEMIPTNNETLAEMEVWFAFTAHFMHNKSLFDANHDGILEGMYKLINSLEHFQMLKNDIDIDIEVEKLYALVDGLALHAMLEPKRIDKERIQRVLSSHIQSICD is encoded by the coding sequence ATGCCAAAAATTATTGATCATGAAAAACGTAAAATACAAATTGCTGAGGCAACTTGGCGGGTTATTCTAGAACGAGGGATGGAAGGAGCGACAGTGCGAAATATTGCTAAGGAAGCTAGTTTGTCGACGGGTGCATTGCGTCATTATTTTTCTACCCAGGATGACTTACTTATGTTTGCGATGAACCTTGTCAAAGAAAATGCCAAGGCAAGAATTGAAAAGATGGCCCAACAAGATTTGCCTGCAAAAGAATTAATTTTGAATATATTGCTTGAAATGATTCCAACGAATAATGAAACCTTGGCGGAAATGGAAGTATGGTTCGCTTTTACTGCGCATTTTATGCATAATAAATCATTGTTTGATGCCAATCATGATGGGATTCTGGAGGGAATGTACAAGTTAATTAACTCACTAGAACATTTTCAAATGTTGAAAAATGATATAGATATAGATATAGAAGTAGAGAAATTGTATGCATTGGTTGACGGACTCGCACTTCATGCAATGCTCGAGCCGAAACGCATAGATAAGGAAAGGATTCAGCGAGTGCTCTCCAGTCATATCCAATCGATTTGTGATTGA
- the yfkAB gene encoding radical SAM/CxCxxxxC motif protein YfkAB translates to MIKNAATLKNMTPTYDPWEAYLDVDEHSKLTLSNIEFTTTYLCNMRCEHCAVGYMLQHKDPDALPIDMLIGRLDEISHLRALSITGGEPMFSKKSVEHYVLPLLKYAHGRGVRTQMNSNLTLPLDRYLLIAPYLDVLHISHNWGTVDDFIDGGFANMERKPPHERRAQQFERMIENSQALSEAGVMVSAETMLNKRTLPHLAHIHKQVVEEMKCARHEIHPMYPSDFAANLEVLSLEETRTAIHHILDIRNKDVWMLFGTLPFYPCNENQDDLDLQKRIFNSKNVSVRNDPDGRSRLNVNIFTGDVIVADFGDLPPLGNINTESLPSMFDRWLDQPMAKELNCHCPAVRCLGPNLLVKNAYYPEADFQQRQAKISR, encoded by the coding sequence ATGATTAAAAATGCGGCAACACTTAAAAATATGACACCGACGTATGATCCATGGGAAGCATATTTGGATGTGGATGAGCATAGCAAATTAACCTTATCAAATATTGAATTTACGACAACATATTTGTGTAATATGCGTTGTGAGCATTGTGCAGTAGGATATATGCTCCAACATAAAGACCCAGATGCATTGCCAATAGACATGCTAATTGGGCGACTAGATGAAATTTCCCATTTACGTGCTTTAAGTATTACTGGTGGAGAGCCGATGTTTTCAAAAAAATCAGTGGAGCACTATGTGCTACCATTATTAAAATATGCTCATGGACGCGGTGTGCGGACACAGATGAATTCCAACTTGACGCTACCGTTAGATCGTTATTTGTTAATTGCACCATATTTGGATGTATTACATATTTCACATAATTGGGGAACAGTCGATGATTTTATTGATGGTGGATTTGCGAATATGGAGCGGAAGCCACCACACGAACGCCGGGCACAACAATTTGAGCGGATGATTGAAAATAGTCAGGCGCTATCTGAGGCAGGAGTGATGGTATCAGCGGAAACGATGCTTAATAAACGAACTCTTCCACATCTTGCGCATATCCATAAGCAGGTTGTAGAAGAGATGAAATGTGCACGTCATGAAATTCATCCGATGTATCCAAGTGACTTTGCTGCTAATCTCGAGGTGCTATCTTTAGAAGAAACGAGAACGGCCATTCATCATATTTTGGATATACGGAATAAGGATGTCTGGATGTTATTTGGGACGTTGCCATTTTATCCGTGTAATGAGAATCAGGATGATCTTGACTTACAGAAAAGAATTTTTAACAGTAAAAATGTGTCCGTCCGTAATGATCCAGATGGGAGATCGCGTTTAAATGTAAATATATTTACTGGCGATGTGATCGTCGCTGACTTTGGTGATCTGCCACCACTTGGAAACATTAACACGGAATCACTTCCGTCGATGTTTGATCGTTGGCTAGATCAACCTATGGCAAAAGAGCTAAACTGTCATTGTCCAGCGGTTCGGTGTCTTGGACCGAACCTTTTAGTGAAAAATGCATATTATCCAGAAGCAGATTTTCAGCAAAGGCAAGCGAAGATTAGTCGGTGA
- a CDS encoding YjfB family protein encodes MALSQGKIQQQASLSVMQMAKGTVQQQGDALVNLLSSTNLSAIQHAAQPHLGGSVDIKI; translated from the coding sequence ATGGCACTTAGCCAAGGTAAGATTCAGCAGCAAGCATCGCTTTCTGTTATGCAAATGGCAAAGGGAACTGTACAGCAGCAAGGAGACGCACTGGTGAATCTGCTAAGTTCAACAAATTTATCAGCTATACAGCACGCTGCACAGCCACATCTAGGTGGAAGTGTTGATATTAAAATATAA
- a CDS encoding aldo/keto reductase — protein MRNIQLKNIKKPVSELIMGTDYFSPDIIDKVTEVLNDYIEIGGNTIDTAYIYAGGKSEEAIGIWMEENKRRDDVLILTKGGHPNQDGPRVNRQAINAELEASLERLRTDYIDLYALHRDDPSVPVGEILEILNEHVEAGRIGAFGGSNWSKERLQEANDYAVQHGLIGFTYSSPNLSLAKAIEPYWTDCISVDNETLAWHEETGLPIFSWSSQARGFFTGRFTPEDRSNEDLVRVFYNDENWERYRRAELLAKEKGVETIQISLAYVLNQSFPTAAIIGPQNSIEMVSCKEATEIVLTSDEVKWLDLRTK, from the coding sequence ATGCGCAATATTCAACTTAAAAATATAAAAAAACCAGTATCTGAACTAATTATGGGGACGGATTACTTTTCTCCAGACATTATTGATAAGGTGACAGAAGTATTAAACGATTATATTGAAATTGGCGGAAATACGATCGATACGGCTTATATTTATGCTGGTGGAAAAAGTGAAGAAGCAATTGGTATTTGGATGGAAGAAAACAAACGCCGTGACGATGTACTCATTTTAACAAAAGGCGGTCATCCAAACCAAGATGGTCCTCGTGTAAATAGACAAGCAATAAACGCAGAACTAGAAGCAAGTTTAGAAAGACTGCGAACAGATTATATAGATTTGTACGCACTACATCGCGATGACCCTAGTGTTCCTGTCGGCGAAATTCTGGAAATCTTAAATGAACACGTCGAAGCTGGACGTATTGGTGCATTCGGTGGTTCGAATTGGTCAAAAGAAAGACTTCAGGAAGCAAATGATTATGCTGTCCAACATGGTTTAATTGGCTTCACCTACAGTAGTCCCAACTTAAGCTTGGCAAAAGCGATCGAACCTTATTGGACTGATTGCATTTCAGTAGATAATGAAACACTTGCTTGGCATGAAGAAACAGGCCTACCTATTTTCTCATGGTCATCACAAGCAAGAGGATTTTTCACAGGAAGATTTACTCCTGAAGATCGATCCAACGAAGATCTTGTCCGCGTTTTCTATAACGATGAAAATTGGGAGCGCTACCGTAGAGCTGAACTATTAGCTAAAGAAAAAGGCGTGGAAACGATCCAAATTAGCTTAGCTTACGTATTAAATCAATCATTCCCAACAGCTGCTATTATTGGACCACAAAATAGTATAGAAATGGTTTCTTGTAAAGAAGCGACAGAAATTGTCTTAACTTCCGATGAAGTGAAATGGTTGGACTTGCGAACTAAATAA